CCGAAAGACTCGTGCAGGAACAGACAGCCGAGGATGGCCGCGCTGACGGGGGCCAGCGCGCAGAAGAATCCCGCCCGTTCCGCCGTGGTGCCGCGCTGGGCCATCGGCTGGAGCGTGAAGCCAAAGCCCGAACAGACCACGGCCAGCCCGGCGATCGAGCCCCATTCCACGCCGCCGGAGGGCAGGCGCGGCGAGCCGAAACAGAACGCTGCAATCGTGGCGAACAGCGCCATGCCGCCCACTTGAATGAGCCCGAGCGTGAGCGGATCGTGACGGCGGGCGAAACGTTCGGTGACGATAATGGCCAGCGCGTAGAGCATGGCTGCGAGCACGCCGAACAGGTCGCCGGACGAAAATCCCGACAGGCCGCCGCGCAGCGTCAGGCAGGCGATGCCCGTCAGCGTCGCCAGCACGCAAACGACGGAGCGCCGGCCGGGCCAGCGGCGTTCAAGCAGCGCCTGGTACAACGGCACGAAGACGAACGCCGAATTTTCCAGAAAGGCAATGCGCGACGAATCGGACGTGCGCAGCCCCAGCAGTTCCGCCGCCATGGTGGCGATAAAGATGCCGCCCAGCAGCAGACCGCGCCGGACAGCGCTCCAGCCGGCGAAGAAAATTCTTTTCCAAAAGATCGGCGCCAAAAGCGCAAAAGCCATCACGAAGCGTACCGACAGCAGATTCAGCGGCGTCATGCGGCGCAAGACGATTTTCGACAGCAGGAAAGATCCCGAGCGGGCGACGATCACTGCCGCGAGAAGAAGCTCCGCCTGTGTTCTGTTCAGTTGCGCCGGTTTTTCGTCAAGAGTCACTTTGATTCCCCCTCCGTTCCGGGATGGCACGAGCATAGGCGATTTTTATCCTTGAGTAAAGCGAAACAAATTCAATTTGTTGTTGCTTATTGCGCAAAAGCATATTGATCGGAACACGTCGCTTCTTTGCGGCGGCTCAGTCCGGTCCCGTCGATTTTCATCCGCCGGATTTTGAGGTATACTGAATAAAATCTGTCGGCAGAGGAGGCGGCGTCGTGATCAAAATTCTCGATTTCAGCGTGCGGGCCAATCCGCTCGGCACGCCGGAAGCCATCAAAACGGCGCTGACGGCCGCCATTCGCGACCAGTGCGGCGCGCCCGTCGATCCCGACTTTACCGCGCTGCGCCAGACCATCGCGCTGCGCCACGGAGTGCAGGGCGGACAAATCGCCGTCTCGCAGCGCGAAGAAGAGCTGATCGCGCTGCTTGCCGCCAGCGCCGGCGAAGCGCGCCGCGCGCTGCTGCCCGTGCCGTGTCCGCGCTCGTACGAGCGCGTCCTGAAGCGTTGCGGACTGGACGTGAAAAAATTCGCGCTGCCGCTCAAGCACAATTACCGCATTCCCCGCGGCGCGCTGGCCGAAGCGCTGGACGGCTGCGACCTGCTCATCCTCGGCAATCCCGCCTTTCCGTCCGCCGCCCTCATGCCGCCCGCCGAGCTGCTGTCCGAACTCGACCGCTGGCTCGCCGGCGGCGGCTGGCTGATCCTCGACGAACGGGCCGTCGACTTCACCTACGGCAGCATCACCAACTCGCTGTGGTCGGGGCTGCGCCGCGAGCCGCGCGCCGCGCTGATCCGCTCTTTCACCGATTCGCTGGCCCTCGCCCTCTGTCCTCTCTGCTACGCCGTCGGCGGCGAGAATTGGATCGCCGCCCTGCGCGCCCGCCAGTTCGCGCCCGCGCTCAGCCCGCTCGCCCATTATCTCGCGCCCGCGCTCGAGCACATCATGCCGTTCCGTTCCAGCACCGTGGACGCGGTGACGCGCCTGATGCCGCGCCTGATCGGGCGCCTGCGCCGCATCTCCGGCCTGCGGCCGCTGCCCAGCGACGCCAACTGGGTGCTCTGCCGCCTCGAACGCGACGACATCACAGCTCCCGAGCTGGCTGCCCAGCTGCGGCGGCGTTTCATCATCGTTCCTCCCTGCATCGACGAGCGGCACTTCACGCTCGGCCTGCGCGTCCCCATCGAGACCGACCGTTTCATCAAAGCCGCGCGCGAGATTCTGATGCCGAAAACGAAAGCGTGATTCAAGAAAAAGCGCGGCCGCCGGCCGGAAAAATTTTCCGACCGGCGGCCGCGCCGCATTTTATCCTCGTGGCCCCCGCGCGAGTTCAAGGCGGAACGAGAATCATTTTATGGTTCTGCCGATTTTTTTGTCCAGCCGCCACTGCGGCGGCGCGCCGTCGTCGCCCCAGTACTCGTCGATGGAGACGATTTTGCCGTCCCGCACATGGAAGAAGGAGACGACGTGGAAAGACGCCCCACGGTCCGCGGCGAAAACGCGGACCGCCGTGACGATCAGCCCGCCGATCCTCTCGACCCGTTCCACCTCGCCGTCCCACGCGCCGGGATATTCGCAGTTGACTTCGATGAACTCTTCGGCGCTGAACGCCTCGTTCGTGTTGTGCCAGCGCACGCTGGCGCCGGGCGCGAAGAACTTCCGCATGGAAGCGGCGTCCTGCCTCAGCGTCGCCTTCCAGAAATCGCGTATTTCCACGTGGGCACCTCGCTTTCACCGTTTGCGGTTGTCGCCGCGGCACTGGTCCGCCGGGTACTTGCGCGCGTTTTTCGCCATTTTGCGTTCCAGCGCGCGGCCGAGGTCGACGCCGTTCATCTGCGCGAAGCGCAGCACGAAGAAGAACACGTCGGCCAGCTCGTCCTCGATGTGCTCGCGCGTTTCGTCTCCGGCCAGCAGCGCCGCCTGCTGCTCCGCGCTCATGAAACGGAAGATCTCCAGCAACTCGCCGGCCTCTGTGGAAATGCCGATGGCCAGGTCTTTGGGATTGTGGAACTGGTCCCAGTCGCGCTCTTCGCAGAAACTGCGCAGCCGGTCGCTCAAGGCGCGCAGACTGTCGTTGTTCGTCATGTTTTTCACCTCCCCGACGCTTTATTTTTATACGAGAGACGCCGTTTTGGCAAGACGTTCGTCCGCTCCATAAAAAAACGCCTCGATCCCGAAGGAGCGAGGCGTTGAAAAGTCGTAAAGCTTTCCCCTCGCGGGGGAAATGTTACTCGCCGAGCAGGGCGGTTCTGACGTAACCGGTGGCGTTGCGGACGAGCAGAAGCTTCTTCTCGCCGCAGCCGGCGATCACGCGGTAACTGCCGTTGCGCTCGCAATACTTTGACGCTTTTCTCAGTCTTTCGTTGTACGACATGTTTCTGTTGCTAACCTCCATATTTCTGTTACCTGTTACGGTACTGCTGCGCCGCCTCCCGGAACATCTGCGTTCCCGTGAGCCGAACGCTTTCGACCGGGAGCGGTCGCTTAATGCTCATGGCATTATCATAGTATTCTACCACAGATTTGTTTTTCCGCAAGAGGTGATATCGTTGCTGTCGTTGTTTCGTGATAATGTCACTTGTAACTGTTCAAAGAAACTGGACCGTATCACGCTATTTTTCGTTAAGAAGGACGAAGAACCTCTGCCTTTTTAACGAAAAATAGCGAAAGGAGAGAACACGTGGATTTTACGAAAAAGACAAACTTTCGGTCGCTCAATGGTCAAAACTAGGGCATCAGCCAACTGGGCAACCAGGTGGAAATCTGCGGCACCAGCGTCAGCACGATGAGCATGACGACCAGCGCGGGGAAGAAGGGCATGAAGCCTTCGAAAACCTCTTCGATCTTCTGATGCGTGATGTCTGCGAGAATATACAGTCCCATGCCGACGGGCGGCGTGGCGATGCCGATGGTGAGAGCGAAGCACATCAACACCCCCAGCTGAATTGTGCTGACGCCGAGTTTCTCCATCAGAGGCAGGAGAATGGGTGTGAGCAAGATCATGGCGCTTGAGGCCGACATGAAGCATCCCAAAACCAGAAGCAACAGATCGATCAGAATAAGCACGAGGTACTTGTTCTGCGTCAGGCTGAGGATCAGCGTCGCCAACTTGGCGGGCAGCATCTCCATGGTGAGAATGTAGGACATGGTGGAGGCGAAACCGAACAGGATCAGGCTTGAGGCCGCCATGATCATCGAATCTTTGACGGCGTTCCACAGCGCGTTCCAATTCAGCGTGCGGTAAATGACGCCCAGCAGCAGCGAGTAAAGTACGGCCACGACGCCGGCTTCGGTGGGGCTGACGGAACCGGAGGTCATGCCGATGACGATAATAACGGGAGCCAGCAGCGACCAGACCGATTTCTTGAAGATGCGCCAGCGTTCCTTCATAGGGGTGTAACTGCCGCGCGGAAAAATGTCGGGCCGTTTCATGGAGATGCGCGCGCAGACAAGCATCAACGCCAGGCTGATGACGATGCCGGGAACAATGCCGGCGATGAACAGTTTGGCGATGGATGTGTTGGTAACGACGCCGAACATGATGAAGAACACGCTGGGCGGGATGATCGGTCCGACCATGGACGACGCCAGCGTGATGCCCGTGCTGTATCGCAAGTCATATCCCTTGTCGGTCATGGACTTGATCTCGATCGGTCCGAGCGCGGCGCAGTCCGCGGCGGCCGCGCCGGAAATGCCGGCGAAGACCATGGAACACAGACAGTTGACATGGGCCAGTCCGCCGGGCCAGTGCCCCACGCAGGCATTGGCGAAGCTGAAGATCTGGTCGGCGACGCCGCAGACGCCCATGATGTTGCCGGCCATCATGAAGAAGAAAATGGACAGAAGGCTCCAGGACATGGAACCGTCGATGACGCCCTGCGCGATCAGATACAGCGGCAAGTCCCCCAGCCAACAGCCCACGGCGACTGAGGTGCCCATGGCGACAATGACCGGCGCTTTGAGGAACAACATCATGATCAGCGTTGAAATAAGTCCGACGGATACCATTTACCGCTTCCCTCCTTCGGGCGCAGGACCGGATTCTTCAATTTTATCGACGGCGATGCGGTGCAGGTTGTACAGGCCGTTCCAAATGACGGCAAAACTCAGCAGATAGACGGGCAGCAGGTTGGTCTCGGGAGGAAAGGGAAGGAACTGTTCGGGCGTCCCCATGCCGACCAGACCGGTATAGTCGTAGGTGGCGTACAGCAGGATAAAGCCGAAAACGGTGCAGACGGCGTTGATGACAAATTCGCTAAGACGCCGCAGCGTACGGGGAAGATGATCCACGATAATGCCGACGCGGGTCTCAGTGTTCTTGAGAAAATGCGCGGCGACGCCGGGAATGATGGAGAACAAGCCTAAAAACGTCAGCAGTTCCACCGTCCAAGCCACAGGGCGCCCGATTATGCGTGAAACGATCTGGAGCGTGGCCGTCGCGATCATAAGACAGCCGTTCAGGCCGAGAATCCAGTCGATGATTTTTGCGATCTTTTTAGCCACAGAGCTCTTCCTCTCTCAAAAGGTTCCCTCCGAATACGGAGCAGAGTGTCAGGAGTGGTACTCTGCCCCGTATCGTGCAGATGGAAACGCGAACTCACTGGATGGCGCGGATACGCCCGGCGAATCCTTTGGGGATGTAATTGCTGTTTTCGAGCTCTTCGAGGAAACCGTCCATCTTCGCTCTCCATGGGGCGAGATCGACTTCGATGATCTCGACGTTGTATTCTTTTTTCATGAGTTCGATGATCTCGGCGCTGCGTTTGTTGGCCTGTTCGGTCACGTAGTCGCCGGCTTTGTCGATTTCGTCGAGAAGGATTTCCTGCTGTTCTGCTGTCAAACGCTGGAATTTGCGGTCGTTCATGACCACGGCGACCTGCTGGGGGTATTCGTTCGTGACGGTCAGGTAGGGAGCGATTTCGCAGAACTTTTGAAAATAGGCGTCAACGACCGGGCAGGTGACGGCATCCACTGTCCCCTGCTTGAGGGCGAGATACGTCTCGGAATAAGGAATGACGGTGACGGCGCAGCCAAGGGCTTCCCATGCCTTGACGCTGGTGGGGTTTGAGTTCATGCGCAATTTCAGCCCCTGAAGGTCTTCCAGCGAGCGGATCGGTTTGCGCGAGGCGATGACCCGGAAAGGACCGCGCAGCCAGTTGCGCTTTCTGTCGACGACGCGAAGGCCCGCTTTCTTGAGCAGAGGCTCCTCAATTTCTTTCTCGACGTCGCTGAGCAGGAAATGGCGATAGTGCTCGTTGTCGCGGAACAAATAAGGAAGCGAGGACACGCGCACGAGGGGCGAGTACATATCGTAGTAGCCGTAGCCGTCGGCGTAGAAATCCTGTACGCCGCGGACCATGTTCTCGATCTGTTTCTTGTTGTCGCCGAGAACTTCGCCGAAGTAACATTGGATCTCCACTTCGCCGTTGGTGCGCGTTTTTACGTTCTCGGCCATCATCTTCAAAGCCTGGCTCTCGTAGTGATCCTCGATCATCTTGTTGCCGAGGCGAAGTTTCGTCACGGCTTCGGAAGGAGCGGCGTTCATGGCGGCGCAGACGCAAAGCAGGAGCAGAGCGATACGTTTCAACATCAGAATACTCTCCTTTTCGAAATTCACAGCGAACGGTTCGCTGTGTTCAGGACCAGCGAAAGGTCGTCCGGCGGGGAATCACTCAGCCGGCCATACGTAAGCGCCCGGCTGCCGGTTTTTGAGGCTGGGCAGTTGTTCGCGGATCTGATTTACATAATCGGGGTCGATCTCGGCGTAGATGATCGTTTCGCGGTCTTCGGCGCAGGCGACCGTGACGCCCCAGGGATTGATGATCATGGAACGGCCGTAAGCCTGGAACGCCGGCTTCTTGCCGATCTGAGCGGGAGCGACCACGTAGCATTGATTCTCGATGGCGCGGGTTTTGAGGATGCATTCCCAGTGGTCCTTGCCCGTGAACAGCGTGTAGTTGGCTGGCACGAACATCACCTTCGCGCCTTGAAGGGCCATGATGCGGTACATTTCGGGGAAGCGCATGTCGTAGCAGATCGACAGCCCCACTTTGCAGAACTCGGTGTCGGCGACGACGATCCTGTGCCCCGGTTTTTTCGTGTCCGACTCGCGCGTGGAAGGCCCGTTCTCGATCTCCACGTCGTACATGTGGATCTTCTCGTAGCGGGCGGCCAAATCTCCCCGAGGATTGTAAAGCAGCGTCGTGTTGTAGAGCCTGCTCTCGCCGGGAATGACCTCGCCGATACTGCCGCAGTGCAGCCAGATCTTGTACTGCTTCGCCTTGGCGGCGAAAAATGCGCTCATCGGGCCGGGAATCGTTTCGGCGCTGGCGAAAACGCCGTCTTTGGGTCCGCAGTAGTGAACATTCTCAGCCATGGCGACGAACCGCGCGCCATGAGACGCCGCTTCGTCGATAAAACGGCCGATCTTGTCAAGATTGGCCTTCTTGTCGGCCTGCGAGTCGATTTGCAGCACAGACATTAAAAATTTGCTCATGGGTGGATGACTCTCTCCTTATTTGGATTTTGCGTTTTTATCAAAATATTCTTTGATCAGAGCGCCGGCGCGGGTCACGTCGGCCATATGTTCGCCCTTGGCAATGCGATCCTTTTTGCCGGGCTCAGCGTTCTGGATCTCGATGGCTTTCTTGCAAACAGCCGCGGCCTCGCCGGCGGGAAGCACCACGAAACCGTTTTCGTCGGCTACGATGATGTCGCCCGGGGTGACCGTCACGCCGCAGCAGCTGACGGTCGTGTTGATCTCGCCGTCAAGGCCGAACAGGCGCGTGGTGATGGCTGACAGGCGGCGGTACAATACGACCAGTCCCATCTCGCGGATCTCTTCGATGTCGGTGGCGGCGCCGTCGACGATGACGCCCTCTACGCCGCTGACATGCAGCGCCCAGGAAACCACGCCGCCCAGAGCGGCGTACTGCTGGTCGCCGGCGCGGTCGATCACAAGCACGTCGCCGGGGCCGACCATCTCGGTGACTTTGTGCAGCAGGGTGGAATCATTGGACGCCAGCTTGACGGTCACGGCGCGCCCGGTAAAACTTTTGCCCGGAAGGGAGATAAAAAGCGGCGCATTGTTAAAACCGAAATTGCGGAAGTGCCCGATTGTCGCCGGCTCGGCAGCCTTGATGGCGGCAAGTTCTTCGTTGGACAGCGTGACAACGTTGGGATTGATGATCATTGACGATACGTCTCCTTTATTGAGAAATAAGCAGAACGCGAACAGAAGAGTCAGCATTGCGTTAATAATAAATAATATTATAAACAATGCTCGTGTTCTGTCAATATTGTTGATTGATCCCAGTTTTGAATTGAGACATCGCGCCATAAAATCGAGTCTCCCGAACCAGATAGAGTTCGGGAGACTCGATTTTATGGCGCGGTTTGATGAAGGGCTGTCGGTTTTATTTCTTCCCCAGCTTCCACTTCTCGCGCAGGGCGGGGAGGGCGCCGTCGGCTTCCATGGCGGCGATGGCGCCGTCGAGTTCGTTTTTCAGCGCGGTGTTGCCGAGGTT
This sequence is a window from Pyramidobacter piscolens W5455. Protein-coding genes within it:
- a CDS encoding nucleotide pyrophosphohydrolase — translated: MTNNDSLRALSDRLRSFCEERDWDQFHNPKDLAIGISTEAGELLEIFRFMSAEQQAALLAGDETREHIEDELADVFFFVLRFAQMNGVDLGRALERKMAKNARKYPADQCRGDNRKR
- a CDS encoding TRAP transporter large permease, yielding MVSVGLISTLIMMLFLKAPVIVAMGTSVAVGCWLGDLPLYLIAQGVIDGSMSWSLLSIFFFMMAGNIMGVCGVADQIFSFANACVGHWPGGLAHVNCLCSMVFAGISGAAAADCAALGPIEIKSMTDKGYDLRYSTGITLASSMVGPIIPPSVFFIMFGVVTNTSIAKLFIAGIVPGIVISLALMLVCARISMKRPDIFPRGSYTPMKERWRIFKKSVWSLLAPVIIVIGMTSGSVSPTEAGVVAVLYSLLLGVIYRTLNWNALWNAVKDSMIMAASSLILFGFASTMSYILTMEMLPAKLATLILSLTQNKYLVLILIDLLLLVLGCFMSASSAMILLTPILLPLMEKLGVSTIQLGVLMCFALTIGIATPPVGMGLYILADITHQKIEEVFEGFMPFFPALVVMLIVLTLVPQISTWLPSWLMP
- a CDS encoding carbon-nitrogen hydrolase family protein; amino-acid sequence: MSKFLMSVLQIDSQADKKANLDKIGRFIDEAASHGARFVAMAENVHYCGPKDGVFASAETIPGPMSAFFAAKAKQYKIWLHCGSIGEVIPGESRLYNTTLLYNPRGDLAARYEKIHMYDVEIENGPSTRESDTKKPGHRIVVADTEFCKVGLSICYDMRFPEMYRIMALQGAKVMFVPANYTLFTGKDHWECILKTRAIENQCYVVAPAQIGKKPAFQAYGRSMIINPWGVTVACAEDRETIIYAEIDPDYVNQIREQLPSLKNRQPGAYVWPAE
- a CDS encoding nuclear transport factor 2 family protein, translating into MEIRDFWKATLRQDAASMRKFFAPGASVRWHNTNEAFSAEEFIEVNCEYPGAWDGEVERVERIGGLIVTAVRVFAADRGASFHVVSFFHVRDGKIVSIDEYWGDDGAPPQWRLDKKIGRTIK
- a CDS encoding TRAP transporter small permease, with the translated sequence MAKKIAKIIDWILGLNGCLMIATATLQIVSRIIGRPVAWTVELLTFLGLFSIIPGVAAHFLKNTETRVGIIVDHLPRTLRRLSEFVINAVCTVFGFILLYATYDYTGLVGMGTPEQFLPFPPETNLLPVYLLSFAVIWNGLYNLHRIAVDKIEESGPAPEGGKR
- a CDS encoding aminotransferase class I/II-fold pyridoxal phosphate-dependent enzyme; this encodes MIKILDFSVRANPLGTPEAIKTALTAAIRDQCGAPVDPDFTALRQTIALRHGVQGGQIAVSQREEELIALLAASAGEARRALLPVPCPRSYERVLKRCGLDVKKFALPLKHNYRIPRGALAEALDGCDLLILGNPAFPSAALMPPAELLSELDRWLAGGGWLILDERAVDFTYGSITNSLWSGLRREPRAALIRSFTDSLALALCPLCYAVGGENWIAALRARQFAPALSPLAHYLAPALEHIMPFRSSTVDAVTRLMPRLIGRLRRISGLRPLPSDANWVLCRLERDDITAPELAAQLRRRFIIVPPCIDERHFTLGLRVPIETDRFIKAAREILMPKTKA
- a CDS encoding RraA family protein — its product is MIINPNVVTLSNEELAAIKAAEPATIGHFRNFGFNNAPLFISLPGKSFTGRAVTVKLASNDSTLLHKVTEMVGPGDVLVIDRAGDQQYAALGGVVSWALHVSGVEGVIVDGAATDIEEIREMGLVVLYRRLSAITTRLFGLDGEINTTVSCCGVTVTPGDIIVADENGFVVLPAGEAAAVCKKAIEIQNAEPGKKDRIAKGEHMADVTRAGALIKEYFDKNAKSK
- a CDS encoding DMT family transporter, translated to MTLDEKPAQLNRTQAELLLAAVIVARSGSFLLSKIVLRRMTPLNLLSVRFVMAFALLAPIFWKRIFFAGWSAVRRGLLLGGIFIATMAAELLGLRTSDSSRIAFLENSAFVFVPLYQALLERRWPGRRSVVCVLATLTGIACLTLRGGLSGFSSGDLFGVLAAMLYALAIIVTERFARRHDPLTLGLIQVGGMALFATIAAFCFGSPRLPSGGVEWGSIAGLAVVCSGFGFTLQPMAQRGTTAERAGFFCALAPVSAAILGCLFLHESFGLQSLIGAALVMTGILIPHFWKR
- a CDS encoding TRAP transporter substrate-binding protein, translating into MLKRIALLLLCVCAAMNAAPSEAVTKLRLGNKMIEDHYESQALKMMAENVKTRTNGEVEIQCYFGEVLGDNKKQIENMVRGVQDFYADGYGYYDMYSPLVRVSSLPYLFRDNEHYRHFLLSDVEKEIEEPLLKKAGLRVVDRKRNWLRGPFRVIASRKPIRSLEDLQGLKLRMNSNPTSVKAWEALGCAVTVIPYSETYLALKQGTVDAVTCPVVDAYFQKFCEIAPYLTVTNEYPQQVAVVMNDRKFQRLTAEQQEILLDEIDKAGDYVTEQANKRSAEIIELMKKEYNVEIIEVDLAPWRAKMDGFLEELENSNYIPKGFAGRIRAIQ